The proteins below are encoded in one region of Micromonospora yangpuensis:
- the eda gene encoding bifunctional 4-hydroxy-2-oxoglutarate aldolase/2-dehydro-3-deoxy-phosphogluconate aldolase produces MSIPDLLRRHRLVPVVVLDDATAAEPLADALATGGLPVAEVTFRTPAAAESIARMAAHGGVTVGAGTVLTAEQVDIAVGAGARFVVSPGFSPAVVRRCREHGVTALPGAVTATEVMAALAEGVDTLKFFPAGTSGGAPAVAALSAPFGQVSFVPTGGIDATSAADYLALPAVLAVGGSWMVPRAAIRAGEFDRITDLVTASVEAVAH; encoded by the coding sequence ATGAGCATTCCTGACCTGCTGCGTCGGCACCGTCTCGTCCCCGTGGTCGTGCTCGACGACGCCACCGCCGCCGAACCCCTCGCCGACGCCCTCGCCACGGGCGGGCTGCCCGTCGCCGAGGTCACCTTCCGGACTCCGGCCGCCGCCGAGTCGATCGCCCGGATGGCCGCGCACGGCGGGGTCACCGTCGGGGCCGGCACGGTGCTCACCGCCGAGCAGGTGGACATCGCGGTCGGGGCGGGCGCCCGCTTCGTCGTCTCGCCCGGGTTCAGCCCGGCGGTCGTCCGGCGCTGCCGAGAGCACGGGGTCACCGCGCTGCCCGGTGCGGTCACCGCGACCGAGGTGATGGCCGCCCTCGCCGAGGGGGTCGACACCCTGAAGTTCTTCCCCGCCGGTACCTCCGGCGGTGCACCGGCGGTGGCGGCGTTGTCCGCGCCGTTCGGTCAGGTGAGTTTCGTGCCCACCGGCGGTATCGACGCCACCTCCGCCGCCGACTACCTGGCGCTGCCGGCTGTGCTGGCCGTCGGCGGCAGCTGGATGGTGCCCCGGGCGGCGATCCGGGCCGGCGAGTTCGACCGGATCACCGACCTGGTCACCGCCAGCGTCGAGGCGGTGGCCCACTGA
- a CDS encoding thioesterase II family protein → MGTPRLVPPPGPADGRPVLVVVPYAGSGVAPFRDWADALADVATVTAVLLPGREHLFGQPALTSMADVLRGLTPQVEALAPRPVVLFGHSMGAVVAFALARQLRRRGVPPAGLIVSGAGSPCRRDPTDLVHLLDDDALLRRTADFGGMPPQLLADRELLGLFTPVLRADFQVLETWPVDPQPPLALPVTVLRGTGDTTVTDHQADGWRTHTVTDPDEHFFAGGHFFVHTARAEVLRTVADVLAAVPGDNRRSHHPRHR, encoded by the coding sequence ATGGGTACGCCCCGACTCGTCCCGCCACCGGGGCCCGCCGACGGTCGCCCCGTCCTGGTCGTCGTGCCGTACGCCGGCAGTGGTGTCGCCCCGTTCCGGGACTGGGCCGACGCACTGGCCGACGTCGCCACGGTCACCGCCGTACTGCTGCCCGGTCGGGAGCACCTGTTCGGCCAGCCGGCGCTGACCTCGATGGCCGACGTGCTGCGTGGACTGACCCCACAGGTCGAGGCGCTGGCACCCCGTCCGGTGGTGCTCTTCGGGCACAGCATGGGTGCGGTGGTCGCCTTCGCGCTCGCCCGGCAGTTGCGGCGACGTGGCGTCCCGCCGGCCGGGTTGATCGTCTCCGGCGCCGGCAGCCCGTGCCGGCGCGACCCGACCGACCTGGTGCACCTGCTCGACGACGACGCCCTGCTGCGCCGTACCGCGGACTTCGGCGGAATGCCCCCGCAACTGCTGGCCGACCGGGAGCTGCTGGGGTTGTTCACCCCGGTGCTGCGCGCCGACTTCCAGGTGCTGGAGACCTGGCCGGTGGACCCGCAGCCGCCGCTGGCGCTGCCGGTGACGGTGTTACGCGGGACCGGTGACACCACGGTCACCGACCACCAGGCCGACGGGTGGCGTACCCACACCGTCACCGACCCGGACGAGCACTTCTTCGCCGGTGGGCACTTCTTCGTCCACACCGCCCGCGCCGAGGTGCTGCGCACCGTCGCGGACGTGCTGGCCGCCGTGCCGGGCGACAACCGACGGTCCCACCACCCGCGCCATCGATGA
- a CDS encoding endo-1,4-beta-xylanase — MNNLSARDSGRAISTHRRRTALAAVAVGTAAVVVATLALAPGASAGTTLGASAAEKGRYFGAAVAAYKLSDSTYVGILNREFNSVTPENEMKIDATEPSQGNFSFANADRIVNHAIAQGMKVRGHTLAWHSQQPRWMESMEGTALRNAMLNHVTRVATYYRGKIDSWDVVNEAFADGGSGGRRDSNLQRTGNDWIEAAFRAARAADPGAKLCYNDYNTDNWTHAKTQGVYNMVRDFKARGVPIDCVGFQSHFNPNSPYPSNYRTTLASFAALGVDVQITELDIEGSGTAQANSYRSVVQDCLAVPRCNGITVWGIRDTDSWRSGGTPLLFDGSGNKKQAYNATLEALNAGGTTTPPTTPPTTPPTTPTTPPPTTPPTTPPVGGACSATVSVNQWNGGFVATVRVTAGSAGLNGWTVSTTLPGGASVTNAWSATNTGTTGTVSFRNVSYNGQVAAGGSTEFGFQGTGTAPSATPTCTAS; from the coding sequence ATGAACAACCTGTCCGCCCGCGACAGCGGGCGTGCGATCAGCACGCACCGACGACGTACCGCGCTCGCGGCGGTGGCGGTCGGCACCGCTGCCGTCGTCGTCGCGACGCTGGCCCTCGCCCCCGGCGCCAGTGCCGGCACGACCCTGGGTGCCTCGGCGGCGGAGAAGGGCCGCTACTTCGGTGCCGCGGTGGCGGCCTACAAGCTCTCCGACTCCACCTACGTGGGGATCCTGAACCGCGAGTTCAACTCGGTCACCCCCGAGAACGAGATGAAGATCGACGCGACCGAGCCGTCGCAGGGCAACTTCAGCTTCGCCAACGCCGACCGGATCGTCAACCACGCCATCGCCCAGGGGATGAAGGTGCGGGGCCACACCCTGGCCTGGCACTCCCAGCAGCCCCGCTGGATGGAGAGCATGGAGGGCACCGCGCTGCGCAACGCGATGCTCAACCACGTCACCCGGGTCGCCACCTACTACCGAGGCAAGATCGACTCCTGGGACGTGGTGAACGAGGCGTTCGCCGACGGCGGCAGCGGTGGCCGGCGTGACTCGAACCTGCAGCGCACCGGCAACGACTGGATCGAGGCGGCGTTCCGCGCCGCGCGGGCCGCCGACCCGGGCGCGAAGCTCTGCTACAACGACTACAACACCGACAACTGGACCCACGCCAAGACCCAGGGCGTCTACAACATGGTCCGGGACTTCAAGGCCCGGGGCGTGCCGATCGACTGCGTCGGCTTCCAGTCGCACTTCAACCCCAACTCGCCCTACCCCAGCAACTACCGCACCACCCTGGCCAGCTTCGCCGCGCTCGGCGTCGACGTGCAGATCACCGAGCTGGACATCGAGGGCTCCGGTACCGCGCAGGCCAACTCCTACCGCAGCGTGGTGCAGGACTGTCTGGCCGTGCCGCGCTGCAACGGCATCACGGTGTGGGGCATCCGGGACACCGACTCCTGGCGTTCGGGCGGGACGCCACTGCTCTTCGACGGCAGCGGCAACAAGAAGCAGGCGTACAACGCCACCCTGGAGGCGCTGAACGCCGGGGGCACCACCACCCCGCCGACGACTCCACCCACCACGCCCCCGACCACCCCGACCACCCCGCCCCCGACGACCCCGCCCACCACCCCGCCGGTCGGCGGGGCTTGCTCGGCGACCGTGTCGGTGAACCAGTGGAACGGCGGCTTCGTGGCCACGGTACGGGTCACCGCCGGCAGCGCCGGGCTGAACGGCTGGACGGTCAGCACCACCCTGCCGGGCGGCGCCAGCGTCACCAACGCCTGGAGCGCCACGAACACCGGCACGACCGGCACGGTCAGCTTCCGCAACGTCAGCTACAACGGCCAGGTCGCGGCCGGCGGCAGTACGGAGTTCGGGTTCCAGGGCACCGGCACCGCACCCAGCGCCACCCCCACCTGCACGGCGAGCTGA